One genomic window of Deltaproteobacteria bacterium CG2_30_66_27 includes the following:
- a CDS encoding polysulfide reductase, translating into MRKGSKVYYAWVSALLVLVVVGGFAYANQMYYGLIVTAMRDQVSWGFYISNFTFCVGVAAAAILLVIPAYVYHWKPIKEIAILGELVAVSAIVMCLLFVTVDLGRPDRFWHLIPKIGLLNFPQSLLAWDVVVLNTYLVLNFSIAGHMLYKYYYRREPNMKYVFPLLLFSIPAAISIHTVTAFLFNGLAARPFWNASILAPRFLASAFCSGPAGMILMFQVIRKWTNFDVQDKAIFKIAELIAYAMFINLFLLGAELFKEYYSDTAHLAPVKYLFQGLDGHSDLVSYIWTAMIFNTTAFFLFLIPQTRENFVTLNIGCVLMFIGVYIEKGMGLVIPGFVPDVLGDFYEYSPTGTEIMVTIGIWATGLLVYTLLLRIAVPIMNGDFHVGEDGVNPFIGDKLFLVRKRVVVEEEDFDTP; encoded by the coding sequence TTGAGGAAAGGGAGCAAGGTTTACTACGCGTGGGTTTCCGCCCTGCTGGTTCTCGTCGTGGTGGGGGGTTTCGCCTATGCCAACCAGATGTACTACGGCCTGATCGTCACCGCGATGCGGGACCAGGTCTCCTGGGGTTTTTACATCTCCAATTTCACGTTCTGCGTCGGCGTGGCGGCAGCGGCCATCCTGCTCGTCATCCCGGCGTATGTCTACCATTGGAAGCCCATCAAGGAAATCGCGATTCTCGGCGAGCTCGTGGCCGTCTCCGCGATCGTGATGTGCCTGTTGTTCGTCACGGTCGACCTCGGGCGGCCCGACCGGTTCTGGCACCTGATCCCGAAGATCGGGCTGTTGAACTTTCCACAGTCGCTGCTGGCGTGGGACGTCGTGGTCCTGAACACCTACCTCGTCCTGAACTTTTCGATTGCCGGCCACATGCTGTACAAGTATTACTATCGGCGCGAACCGAACATGAAATATGTTTTTCCGCTCCTGTTGTTTTCCATACCGGCGGCGATCTCCATCCATACCGTGACCGCGTTCCTGTTCAACGGCCTGGCGGCAAGGCCCTTCTGGAACGCATCGATCCTCGCCCCGCGATTCCTGGCCTCCGCGTTCTGTTCCGGGCCCGCCGGGATGATTCTCATGTTCCAGGTCATCCGGAAATGGACGAATTTCGATGTCCAGGACAAGGCCATCTTCAAAATCGCCGAACTCATCGCATACGCGATGTTCATCAACCTGTTCCTTCTTGGTGCGGAGCTCTTCAAGGAGTACTACTCCGACACCGCCCACCTGGCTCCGGTGAAATACCTCTTCCAGGGACTGGACGGGCACTCGGACCTGGTTTCCTACATCTGGACCGCGATGATCTTCAACACCACGGCGTTCTTCCTTTTCCTCATTCCCCAGACCAGGGAAAACTTCGTGACGCTCAATATCGGCTGCGTCCTCATGTTCATCGGGGTGTATATCGAGAAAGGGATGGGACTCGTGATCCCGGGGTTCGTCCCGGACGTCCTCGGGGATTTCTACGAATATTCCCCGACCGGGACCGAGATCATGGTGACGATCGGGATCTGGGCGACGGGGTTGCTCGTGTACACGCTGCTCTTGCGGATTGCCGTCCCGATCATGAACGGCGACTTCCACGTAGGCGAGGACGGGGTGAACCCGTTCATCGGGGATAAGCTGTTTCTCGTCCGGAAGCGTGTGGTCGTCGAGGAAGAGGATTTCGATACTCCCTGA